Proteins encoded by one window of Cydia fagiglandana chromosome Z, ilCydFagi1.1, whole genome shotgun sequence:
- the LOC134678876 gene encoding dolichyl-diphosphooligosaccharide--protein glycosyltransferase subunit STT3A produces MTAETQSKAKLPHLSSDKQLTFIKLAVLSMAAILSFATRLFSVLRFESVIHEFDPYFNYRTTRYLTEEGFYKFHNWFDDRAWYPLGRIIGGTIYPGLMVTSTTLYNIMQYMNITIDIRNVCVFLAPFFSSLTTIVTYLLTKELKDEGAGLVAAAMIAIVPGYISRSVAGSYDNEGIAIFCMLLTYYFWIKAVNTGTLLWATMTALAYFYMVSSWGGYVFLINLIPLHVLALMALGRFSARVYVAYSALYCVGTILSMQISFVGFQPVQSSEHMLALGTFGLCQLYAFAQYLRARLSPANFELLFKALLTTLLATLGTAVVALTITGKISPWTGRFYSLLDPSYAKNHIPIIASVSEHQPTSWSSFYFDLQVLVFLFPAGLYFCFAKLTDANIFIILYGVLSIYFAGVMVRLMLVLAPVMCIVSGVAASSLLSLHVKDIEPKVEKHDKKKKHENNLVFRSEVGALFVCVLGCLLVSYVFHCTWVTSEAYSSPSIVLSARAHDGARIIFDDFREAYTWLKMNTPEDAKVMSWWDYGYQITAMANRTVIVDNNTWNNTHISRVGQAMASGEERAYEIMRELDVDYVLVIFGGLVGYSSDDINKFLWMVRIGGSTDRGAHIREADYYTSAGEFRVDADGSHTLLNCLMYKMSYYKFGLVYTEGGRPPGFDRVRGAEIGNKDFNLDVLEEAYTTEHWLVRIYKVKPLPNRGV; encoded by the exons ATGACTGCGGAGACGCAATCTAAGGCTAAACTGCCTCACCTTTCGTCTGATAAGCAACTTACTTTTATTAAACTGGCTGTTTTGTCAATGGCAGCGATTTTAT CATTTGCCACACGTCTGTTCTCTGTCCTACGGTTTGAAAGTGTTATCCACGAGTTTGATCCTTACTTCAACTACAGAACTACCAGGTATctcaccgaggaaggtttttacAAGTTTCACAACTGGTTTGATGATAGGGCATGGTATCCCTTAGGCCGGATCATTGGTG GCACCATCTACCCTGGTTTGATGGTCACTTCCACAACCCTCTACAACATTATGCAGTATATGAACATCACCATTGATATTCGCAATGTGTGTGTGTTCCTTGCGCCATTTTTCTCTTCTCTCACAACCATTGTCACATACCTTTTGACTAAAGAACTAAAG GATGAAGGTGCGGGGCTGGTGGCTGCAGCCATGATTGCCATCGTGCCCGGCTACATCAGCCGCTCTGTGGCTGGAAGCTATGACAATGAAGGCATAGCTATATTCTGCatgttacttacttactacttcTGGATCAAGGCTGTCAACACTGGAACTTTGCTGTGGGCCACTATGACTGCATTAGCATACTTTTACATG GTATCGTCTTGGGGCGGCTACGTGTTCCTGATCAACCTGATCCCGCTGCACGTGCTGGCGCTGATGGCGCTGGGCCGGTTCTCGGCGCGCGTGTACGTGGCCTACAGCGCGCTCTACTGCGTCGGCACCATCCTCTCCATGCAGATCTCCTTCGTCGGCTTCCAGCCTGTGCAGAGCTCCGAGCATATGCTG GCGCTGGGCACGTTCGGCCTGTGCCAGCTGTACGCGTTCGCGCAGTACCTGCGCGCGCGCCTGTCGCCCGCCAACTTCGAGCTGCTCTTCAAGGCGCTGCTGACCACGCTGCTCGCCACGCTCGGCACCGCCGTCGTCGCGCTCACCATCACCG GTAAAATCTCGCCCTGGACTGGCAGATTCTACTCGTTACTGGATCCTTCTTACGCCAAGAACCATATTCCAATTATCG CGTCGGTGTCGGAGCACCAGCCGACGTCGTGGTCGTCGTTCTACTTCGACCTGCAGGTGCTGGTGTTCCTGTTCCCCGCCGGCCTCTACTTCTGCTTCGCCAAGCTCACCGACGCCAACATCTTCATCATCCTCTATGGAGTTCTCAGTATATATTTTGCT GGCGTGATGGTCCGGCTGATGCTGGTGCTGGCGCCGGTGATGTGCATCGTGTCGGGCGTGGCGGCCTCCAGCCTGCTCAGCCTGCACGTCAAGGACATAGAGCCCAAAGTTGAAAAGCACGACAAGAAAAAGAAGCACGAAAATAATCTGGTGTTCCGGTCCGAG GTGGGCGCGCTGTTCGTGTGCGTGCTGGGCTGCCTGCTGGTGTCGTACGTGTTCCACTGCACGTGGGTCACGTCGGAGGCGTACTCGTCGCCGTCCATCGTGCTGTCGGCGCGCGCGCACGACGGCGCCCGCATCATCTTCGACGACTTCCGCGAAGCCTACACCTGGCTCAAGATGAACACGCCCGAG GACGCTAAAGTGATGTCGTGGTGGGACTACGGCTACCAGATAACAGCGATGGCGAACCGGACGGTGATAGTGGACAACAACACGTGGAACAACACGCATATCTCGCGCGTGGGGCAGGCCATGGCGTCGGGCGAGGAGCGCGCCTACGAGATCATGCGCGAGCTCGACGTCGACTACGTGCTCGTCATATTCGGCGGCCTCGTCGGATACTCTTCTGATG ATATCAACAAGTTCCTGTGGATGGTGCGCATCGGCGGCAGCACGGACCGCGGCGCGCACATCCGCGAGGCCGACTACTACACGAGCGCGGGCGAGTTCCGCGTCGACGCCGACGGCTCGCACACGCTGCTCAACTGCCTTATGTACAAGATGAGCTACTACAAGTTCGGCCTCGTCTACACCGAGGGCG GGCGGCCGCCCGGGTTCGACCGCGTGCGCGGCGCCGAGATCGGCAACAAGGACTTCAACCTCGACGTGCTGGAGGAGGCCTACACCACCGAGCACTGGCTCGTGCGCATCTACAAGGTCAAGCCGCTGCCCAACCGCGGCGTCTAA